Proteins encoded within one genomic window of Dyadobacter chenhuakuii:
- a CDS encoding DUF1553 domain-containing protein has protein sequence MTISVKAILFASCVLGMLACGPELPQDVQLAYEELPEKLDYNQHVKPVLSDKCFACHGPDKAKQKAGLRLDLQEAAYSVLPENKGKVAIDPGSLKNSEVFHRILSGDPNYMMPTPASHLSLNAREKAILIKWIEEGAAYKPHWAFVKPEKVEIPDVKNNNWIKNQIDHFILAKLETENLRPSAEADKELLLRRLSFDLTGLPPSIAEMDGFLNDKSANAYEKQVDRLMNSPHYGEKMAVDWLDLARFADSHGYTVDRLRDMSPYRDWVIGAFNGNLPYDKFLQWQLAGDLMPKPTKEMLIATAFNRNHQQNMEGGIIEEEFQTEYVVDRTNTFGDAMLGLSVGCAKCHDHKYDPISQKNYYELFSFFNNVKEAGQISWDDALPTPTLMLPTDAEETMLKFLKSREMEQQKAVVQMKNSDQAGFEKWLSSAGLRKLAGERIPLAGLQAHFSFDKSALSSKGLSNEVNQAEKAVMKRESGQPGGKPVFVTNRDGYAMRFDGDVFLDLNQTGVFRKSEPFSIGIWVNVPEEMKEGVILHKSQAERLYNFRGYHLYLKNNKLELNMAHTSPSNAITKVSKDNVPRNKWIQLTITYDGSSKAAGFKLFMNGAEMAMVTETDQLTKDILFNSNVQPGLQIGAWWRGNGFKNGLADDIVVYKRALTPFEIGILAAKNDWKSIISSDQTAWTDEQRKVLKEYYLSAVSQSVTKAEMDLQKTRTALADSTEHIKELMVMQEMPKRKKAHILLRGNYDSFGEEVFPNTPESILAFPENLPKNRYGLAQWLTSKDNPLTARVAVNRFWQNFFGTGLVKTTEDFGNQGEMPSHLELLDWLAIRFQESEWNVKELNKLIVMSATYRQRSDVSKEVRERDPENRLLSHSPANRLTAEMIRDNALAASGLINKKIGGKSVKPYQPDGLWEINNTSYQRDSGDAIYRRSLYVITKRSVPNPTLATFDATSRSFCVVRRQKTNTPLQALVTLNDPTFNEAMKVMGQQMASMKNTNDAIIMAYRRLTGRKPSPKEVVLLMDLQRKQVEKFSKEPGKALGWLAQGQFVIDKRMDMTQIAANAVVASTILNSDASLTKR, from the coding sequence ATGACTATCTCGGTTAAAGCCATATTATTTGCGTCATGCGTCTTGGGAATGCTGGCTTGCGGACCCGAGCTGCCTCAGGATGTACAGCTTGCGTACGAGGAACTGCCGGAAAAGCTGGATTATAATCAGCATGTGAAACCGGTGCTGTCCGACAAATGCTTCGCCTGTCACGGACCGGATAAAGCCAAACAAAAGGCCGGGTTAAGGCTTGATTTACAGGAAGCTGCATATAGTGTTCTTCCGGAAAATAAAGGGAAAGTGGCGATTGACCCGGGCAGCCTGAAAAACAGCGAAGTATTCCACCGCATTCTTTCAGGCGATCCTAATTATATGATGCCGACGCCGGCATCGCATTTGAGTTTGAACGCCAGGGAAAAGGCAATTTTGATCAAATGGATCGAAGAAGGCGCTGCTTACAAACCACATTGGGCCTTTGTGAAGCCTGAAAAAGTGGAAATCCCAGACGTCAAAAATAATAACTGGATCAAAAACCAGATCGATCATTTTATCCTGGCCAAGCTGGAAACCGAAAATCTCAGACCTTCCGCCGAAGCAGATAAAGAACTTTTACTGCGTCGGTTATCATTCGATTTGACCGGATTGCCTCCATCCATTGCAGAAATGGATGGCTTCTTAAATGACAAGTCGGCCAATGCTTATGAAAAACAGGTTGACCGGCTCATGAACTCACCACATTATGGCGAAAAAATGGCTGTCGACTGGCTGGATCTGGCGCGTTTTGCGGATTCGCATGGCTATACTGTGGATCGTCTCCGTGACATGTCACCTTACCGCGACTGGGTTATCGGCGCATTCAACGGGAATTTGCCTTATGATAAATTCCTGCAATGGCAGCTCGCCGGCGACCTGATGCCAAAACCTACAAAAGAAATGCTGATCGCTACTGCATTCAACCGGAACCATCAGCAGAATATGGAGGGTGGGATCATTGAAGAAGAGTTTCAAACGGAGTATGTCGTAGACCGCACCAATACATTCGGCGATGCAATGCTTGGATTATCAGTAGGTTGTGCCAAATGTCACGACCATAAATACGATCCGATTTCCCAAAAAAACTACTACGAGCTGTTCAGCTTTTTCAATAATGTAAAAGAAGCTGGACAAATTTCATGGGACGACGCCCTTCCCACGCCAACGCTCATGCTACCGACCGATGCGGAGGAGACGATGCTGAAATTCCTGAAATCGCGGGAAATGGAGCAGCAAAAGGCTGTCGTGCAAATGAAAAACAGTGATCAGGCTGGTTTCGAGAAATGGCTCAGCAGTGCTGGTTTGCGGAAGTTGGCGGGTGAAAGAATTCCGTTGGCGGGTTTACAAGCACATTTTTCGTTTGATAAAAGCGCATTAAGCAGTAAAGGTTTATCCAATGAGGTCAATCAGGCTGAAAAGGCGGTGATGAAACGGGAGTCGGGCCAGCCGGGCGGAAAGCCGGTTTTTGTGACGAATCGAGATGGTTATGCCATGCGATTTGACGGTGATGTTTTTTTGGATTTAAACCAAACCGGTGTTTTCAGAAAGTCGGAACCTTTCAGCATTGGGATCTGGGTGAATGTTCCTGAGGAAATGAAAGAGGGGGTGATTTTGCATAAGAGTCAGGCGGAGCGGCTTTATAATTTTCGAGGCTATCATCTCTATCTGAAAAATAATAAGCTGGAACTGAATATGGCGCATACTTCGCCTTCAAATGCGATTACAAAAGTTTCGAAAGACAATGTGCCGAGAAATAAATGGATCCAGCTGACAATCACTTATGACGGATCGTCGAAAGCTGCTGGTTTTAAGCTGTTTATGAATGGCGCAGAAATGGCGATGGTTACGGAAACGGATCAGCTGACCAAAGATATTTTATTCAATTCTAATGTGCAGCCCGGCCTTCAAATAGGTGCCTGGTGGCGTGGCAATGGTTTCAAGAATGGTCTGGCAGACGATATAGTAGTGTACAAACGGGCGCTAACCCCGTTTGAAATCGGCATTTTGGCAGCAAAAAATGATTGGAAGTCGATTATTTCCTCAGATCAAACCGCATGGACGGACGAGCAGCGGAAGGTGTTGAAAGAATATTATTTATCAGCTGTTTCTCAATCGGTTACCAAAGCGGAAATGGATCTTCAAAAGACCCGGACTGCGCTGGCTGATTCTACGGAGCATATCAAGGAATTAATGGTAATGCAGGAAATGCCAAAACGGAAAAAGGCGCACATTTTGCTGCGCGGAAATTACGATTCTTTCGGGGAAGAGGTTTTCCCTAACACACCCGAATCAATATTGGCATTCCCTGAAAATTTACCCAAAAACAGATACGGACTCGCGCAGTGGTTGACGAGTAAGGACAATCCGCTGACGGCCCGAGTCGCGGTGAACCGGTTCTGGCAGAACTTCTTTGGCACCGGGTTGGTGAAAACAACGGAAGATTTTGGTAACCAGGGAGAAATGCCCAGCCACCTTGAATTGCTGGATTGGCTGGCGATTCGTTTTCAGGAATCGGAATGGAATGTGAAAGAGCTTAATAAGCTGATTGTCATGTCGGCCACTTACCGGCAGCGCTCGGACGTTTCGAAGGAAGTGCGCGAAAGAGACCCGGAAAACCGGTTACTTTCGCACAGTCCTGCCAACCGGCTTACCGCCGAAATGATCCGGGATAATGCATTGGCAGCGAGCGGATTGATCAATAAAAAAATTGGTGGAAAGAGCGTCAAGCCTTATCAGCCGGATGGGCTTTGGGAGATTAATAATACAAGTTATCAACGGGATTCAGGCGACGCAATCTACCGGCGGAGCTTATATGTGATCACCAAAAGATCCGTCCCAAATCCTACGCTCGCCACATTCGATGCTACGTCGCGTAGTTTTTGCGTGGTAAGGCGGCAAAAAACCAACACCCCACTGCAAGCGCTTGTCACATTGAATGATCCGACGTTCAACGAAGCCATGAAAGTGATGGGGCAGCAAATGGCTTCAATGAAGAATACAAATGATGCCATTATAATGGCTTACCGCAGATTGACAGGCAGAAAGCCTTCGCCGAAGGAAGTTGTGCTTTTGATGGATCTGCAAAGAAAGCAGGTCGAAAAGTTTAGCAAAGAACCCGGAAAAGCGTTGGGCTGGCTTGCGCAAGGGCAGTTTGTTATTGACAAAAGAATGGATATGACCCAAATAGCGGCTAATGCAGTTGTAGCAAGCACGATATTGAATTCGGATGCATCCCTAACCAAGCGATGA
- a CDS encoding galactose oxidase, translating into MCKCLKVVVILLAFQFGYGMINLCLAQSYGLGFESFESVQDKRTGLDLSPDGTLCFDKNFELSFEVSFLKHKKNYFGYIVRLIENDQKNIDILYDNSSLNKDRFKVVIGDKFSKIAFDISENALYQHWNKIRLVFDKSTGTLTVFSRTQQFRQAVALEKNGCFKILFGANKYKNFNTTDVPPMKIRNVAISENGSEKYRWNLDEMAGVKAIGTTKNTDGLVTNPLWIKKMHHEWQPLQTFLVQGPARVTCDQSTGIVYVAGTDTLTSYHISNNLTKRIPHENQPLFMDNQVFYEKSKNRIYNLFINEKQVASFDTIGRKWDKNNVKAELKTHFLHANKFYSKTDSTIYILGGYGHLEYKNIIQKYKPATGQWSQASPQDSVFSPRYLAAAGEATGGAYIMGGYGSITGRQILNPRNWYDLIYFNTKTGTFKKIYELKAPQEDFVFANSMIVREKENAYYALISPKDKFNSELQLITGSLSKPEYKAVGSKIPFEFIDTESFADLFFDESTDRFVAVTLFRTDKNQTKVSIYSLFSPPLATVPTIAQASAKPGNMFWIIGAAVAVIAGIYFYKRRKPVETVQTTLPIPAEKHPDMEAGLATVPVINIPEKSIETKVLPLHSSIMLFGNLQLFDDEGTEITRLFTPLLKELFLVILLHSVRREGISSERLKELLWSDKSSESARNNRAVNIAKLKGILDKLKWCHVSKESGYWRVNIDYEQIHVDYAEYLKLVSDKRVLSKQDIVDLSQISKRGTFLADLEYEWLDSFKSEISNEIVDAYLRYVTSVKITDDPEFMIKVANYIFYFDPVNEEAMTIKCKALALLGKHSLAKTTFENFAREYSRIYGEEFQKDMPEVLHS; encoded by the coding sequence ATGTGTAAATGTTTAAAAGTCGTTGTCATCCTGCTTGCATTCCAGTTTGGATACGGGATGATCAACTTGTGCCTTGCCCAATCTTACGGACTTGGTTTTGAAAGTTTTGAATCGGTGCAGGATAAAAGGACCGGCCTGGATCTTTCGCCGGACGGGACATTATGTTTTGATAAAAATTTCGAGCTGTCCTTTGAGGTTTCTTTTCTCAAACACAAAAAAAATTACTTCGGCTACATTGTCCGTCTTATCGAAAACGACCAGAAGAACATTGACATTCTCTATGACAACTCTTCTTTGAATAAAGACCGCTTTAAGGTGGTTATAGGCGATAAATTTTCCAAGATTGCCTTTGATATCAGCGAAAACGCGCTTTACCAGCATTGGAACAAAATAAGGCTGGTGTTTGATAAAAGCACTGGCACGCTTACGGTTTTCAGCCGGACGCAACAATTCAGGCAGGCAGTTGCTTTGGAGAAAAATGGCTGTTTCAAGATTCTCTTTGGGGCAAACAAATACAAAAACTTCAATACGACGGACGTTCCGCCGATGAAAATCCGGAATGTGGCCATCAGCGAAAACGGCAGTGAAAAATACCGGTGGAATCTGGATGAAATGGCCGGGGTTAAAGCAATTGGAACGACAAAAAATACAGATGGCCTCGTTACGAATCCCTTATGGATCAAAAAGATGCATCACGAATGGCAGCCATTGCAAACGTTCCTGGTGCAAGGCCCGGCCCGCGTTACCTGCGACCAATCAACCGGGATCGTTTACGTGGCTGGAACCGATACATTGACATCCTACCACATTTCTAACAACCTGACAAAGCGCATTCCGCATGAGAACCAGCCACTTTTTATGGACAATCAGGTGTTTTATGAGAAATCAAAAAACCGGATCTATAACCTTTTTATCAACGAAAAACAGGTCGCCAGTTTTGATACGATCGGCCGCAAATGGGACAAAAACAATGTAAAGGCCGAATTGAAAACGCATTTCCTGCATGCCAATAAATTTTACTCCAAAACGGATTCAACGATTTATATACTAGGCGGTTACGGCCATCTTGAATACAAAAACATTATTCAAAAATATAAGCCGGCAACCGGACAATGGTCGCAAGCGAGCCCGCAAGACAGTGTTTTTTCGCCGCGTTATCTGGCGGCCGCAGGCGAGGCAACGGGCGGTGCGTACATAATGGGCGGATATGGCAGCATTACCGGCAGGCAAATTCTGAACCCGAGAAACTGGTACGATCTCATTTATTTTAATACCAAAACCGGGACATTTAAAAAAATATATGAGCTGAAAGCTCCTCAGGAGGATTTTGTATTTGCCAACTCCATGATCGTCCGGGAAAAAGAAAACGCATATTATGCGCTGATTTCCCCAAAAGACAAATTCAACTCTGAGTTACAGCTCATCACCGGATCGCTTTCGAAGCCAGAATACAAGGCCGTCGGCTCAAAGATCCCTTTCGAATTCATTGATACGGAATCATTTGCAGACCTGTTTTTCGATGAATCGACAGACAGGTTTGTCGCAGTAACCCTATTCCGGACAGACAAAAACCAGACAAAAGTCTCGATCTACTCCCTCTTCTCCCCGCCATTAGCAACAGTTCCCACTATTGCGCAGGCTTCTGCGAAGCCAGGAAATATGTTCTGGATCATCGGAGCGGCGGTGGCCGTGATTGCAGGGATATATTTTTACAAAAGGCGTAAACCCGTTGAAACGGTTCAAACAACTCTTCCTATTCCTGCCGAAAAACATCCGGACATGGAGGCTGGCCTTGCAACCGTTCCTGTCATTAACATTCCTGAAAAAAGCATTGAAACGAAGGTCCTTCCGCTTCATAGCAGCATTATGCTCTTTGGTAACCTGCAATTGTTTGATGATGAAGGGACTGAGATTACAAGGTTATTCACGCCTTTGTTGAAGGAGCTTTTCCTGGTAATCCTGTTACATTCCGTGCGCCGGGAAGGGATTAGTTCTGAAAGATTGAAGGAATTGCTTTGGTCCGATAAATCGTCTGAGAGTGCCCGCAACAACCGCGCCGTTAACATTGCGAAGCTGAAAGGGATTTTGGACAAACTCAAATGGTGCCATGTTTCCAAGGAAAGCGGTTATTGGCGCGTCAACATTGATTATGAGCAGATCCACGTCGATTATGCCGAATATTTGAAGCTGGTGTCCGATAAGCGCGTGCTTTCGAAGCAGGACATTGTAGACCTGTCGCAGATCAGCAAACGCGGCACATTTCTCGCCGACCTGGAATATGAGTGGCTGGACAGCTTTAAATCTGAAATTTCGAACGAGATCGTCGATGCTTACTTGCGTTATGTTACTTCCGTAAAAATCACGGATGATCCGGAATTTATGATTAAAGTTGCCAATTATATCTTTTATTTTGACCCGGTTAATGAAGAAGCGATGACCATCAAATGCAAGGCGCTGGCGCTTTTGGGCAAGCATTCTCTGGCGAAAACGACTTTTGAGAATTTCGCCAGAGAATACAGCCGGATTTACGGGGAAGAATTTCAAAAGGACATGCCGGAAGTTTTACATTCCTGA
- a CDS encoding glycoside hydrolase family 71/99-like protein, which translates to MKFFRFLLLLPFLSFGCNGSDGVKQPVDPKPIEEVKYDETGVLFKSYKGLVMAGYQGWFTAEGDGAGRGWHHYQKGGKFEPGSTSIDFWPDVSDYPKTYKTAFKYKNGETAPIYSPYDEESVDLHFKWMKEHGIDGVYMQRFVSEVKGESGKKHFNKVLANALKASKKYGRAISIMYDLSGSTSADMDFIVKDWEELQSTFKLFDNKENPQYLRHNGRPLLAIWGVGFNDGRKYTIADIQKLVEKVKGPTKKASILLGVPYYWRSLGKDTENSTLLHTVVKSVDVVMPWAVGRYNASTYTSVAGPNLPADIAWCKANNVDYAPLVFPGFSWGNLKNDKSLYNEIPRGKGDFLWQQIAGAKLSGAEALYVAMFDEVDEGTAIFKCRREGELPENAGGKFVGIEADLKTDHYLWLTGQGAKWFHGEPGFSAKKPERPN; encoded by the coding sequence ATGAAGTTTTTTCGATTCCTTTTACTCTTGCCTTTTCTTTCATTCGGATGTAATGGTTCGGATGGTGTTAAGCAACCTGTTGATCCTAAACCAATTGAGGAAGTTAAGTATGATGAAACCGGTGTGCTTTTTAAGAGCTACAAAGGACTGGTAATGGCCGGTTACCAGGGCTGGTTTACTGCCGAAGGTGATGGTGCTGGCCGCGGCTGGCATCATTACCAAAAAGGTGGCAAGTTCGAGCCAGGTTCCACTTCTATCGACTTTTGGCCGGATGTAAGCGACTATCCTAAAACGTATAAGACCGCCTTTAAATACAAAAACGGTGAAACAGCGCCGATTTACAGCCCATACGATGAAGAGAGCGTCGACCTGCATTTCAAGTGGATGAAGGAGCATGGCATTGACGGCGTTTATATGCAGCGGTTTGTGTCGGAAGTGAAGGGCGAGAGCGGCAAAAAGCATTTTAATAAAGTGCTGGCCAATGCATTGAAAGCTTCCAAAAAATATGGCAGGGCGATCAGCATTATGTACGATCTGAGCGGCTCTACATCTGCGGATATGGATTTTATCGTAAAAGATTGGGAGGAGCTGCAAAGCACATTTAAGCTTTTTGATAACAAAGAAAATCCGCAATATCTGCGCCATAACGGCCGGCCTTTGCTGGCGATCTGGGGCGTGGGATTCAATGACGGGCGCAAGTACACCATTGCAGATATTCAAAAACTCGTTGAAAAAGTAAAAGGGCCGACCAAAAAGGCTTCAATCTTGCTGGGCGTGCCTTATTACTGGAGAAGTCTGGGCAAGGATACGGAAAATTCCACTTTGCTGCATACAGTTGTAAAAAGCGTGGATGTGGTGATGCCCTGGGCAGTTGGGCGCTACAATGCATCCACGTATACGAGCGTTGCGGGACCTAATTTACCGGCCGACATCGCCTGGTGCAAGGCCAACAATGTGGATTACGCGCCGCTCGTTTTTCCTGGTTTTAGCTGGGGTAATTTGAAGAACGACAAATCGCTCTATAACGAGATCCCCCGCGGAAAAGGGGACTTCTTATGGCAACAGATTGCAGGTGCAAAGCTTTCGGGCGCCGAGGCGTTGTACGTGGCAATGTTCGACGAGGTGGATGAAGGAACGGCGATTTTCAAATGCCGGCGTGAAGGTGAATTGCCCGAAAATGCAGGCGGGAAATTCGTAGGGATAGAGGCGGATCTGAAAACGGATCACTATCTGTGGCTCACCGGACAAGGCGCCAAATGGTTTCACGGAGAGCCGGGTTTCAGTGCTAAGAAACCTGAAAGACCGAATTAA
- a CDS encoding TonB-dependent receptor domain-containing protein, translating to MNKLFLASIIILATLVSPAIAQFPGAGGTAQPKALPGTAGDQTPKGNAKLSGAIVDSSSAKGIEFASIALYNKATGQAVDGTVADEKGKFTLSKLAAGDYKVLISFIGFVNKTIDNIAIGKGQELDLGVITLSSNTKTLNEVTVTGQAALIEEKVDRLVYNAEKDITAKGGDATDILRKVPLLTVDLDGNVSLRGSQNIRVLVNNKPSTIIANSVADALKQIPADQIKTVEVITSPSAKYDAEGSGGIINIITKKNSLQGLNLNVDSGIGNRGSILSLNGGYRKGKAGFTIGGFGRGMYNTITKTNLEQTSIVDNVSTVTRQTGDGSSRGLFGNYNLGFDYDLAKNQSITAGVRYGVRNFRSQQDLMTRIMKTGEMDFNTARNVDAKNLSGTIDANIDYLHTFKPQQEWSISTLYSRNDLTNDFDADILNGSSELVNRQRNLNKSINQEFTFQSDYQTPIKKNQLLEFGGKAIFREVTSAYNFLIAEPTGDFRPELNQPAGDLTYHQNIAAGYSSYTYTTKKRYTFKGGLRYEHTFIDASTNEGTVGVGNYGVLVPSVNASKTFKGTTLKLGYNRRIQRPGLQQLNPNFNSANPQNITIGNPELRPELTNNFELGVSKNIKKTFVNATFFGRVTNNAISQVRQPSDTLEGAIITTYENIGKQHAYGVNIFANVAATSKISFGIFSNMYYATLTGQTLEKGVTRKLENTGFVVSGGLFSQATFKNGWGAQAFGFMQGNTVQLQGYQGGFGFYTVGVKKEFADKKASLGLAAENFLSRRFKMHTELKSLEFNQVNDIYMYNRGIRLTFTYKIGKMTMDAPKRKAKSVNNDDVKSEGGGQQSGPAPAGGGTPR from the coding sequence ATGAATAAACTTTTTCTAGCTTCAATCATCATTCTGGCCACCCTCGTTTCTCCTGCAATTGCACAATTTCCAGGTGCCGGCGGAACCGCCCAGCCCAAAGCACTGCCCGGAACTGCGGGCGACCAAACTCCGAAAGGAAACGCAAAACTATCCGGCGCAATCGTTGACTCTTCATCCGCAAAAGGCATTGAATTCGCAAGCATTGCACTTTATAATAAAGCAACCGGCCAGGCTGTGGACGGAACAGTAGCCGATGAAAAAGGAAAATTCACATTATCCAAGCTCGCAGCGGGCGATTACAAAGTCTTGATTTCGTTTATTGGATTTGTAAATAAAACAATAGATAACATTGCAATCGGGAAAGGCCAGGAACTGGATCTTGGCGTAATTACTTTGTCATCCAATACGAAAACTTTGAACGAAGTTACGGTTACCGGACAAGCTGCTTTGATAGAAGAAAAAGTTGACAGGCTTGTTTATAATGCAGAAAAGGACATTACGGCAAAAGGCGGAGATGCGACGGATATTTTGAGAAAAGTGCCGTTACTAACAGTCGACCTGGACGGTAATGTGTCTTTGCGCGGAAGCCAGAACATTCGCGTGCTGGTGAACAACAAACCGAGCACGATCATTGCCAACAGCGTTGCAGATGCGTTGAAGCAAATTCCTGCCGATCAGATCAAAACAGTGGAAGTGATCACAAGCCCATCGGCCAAATACGATGCCGAAGGTTCAGGCGGGATCATTAACATTATTACCAAGAAAAACAGCTTGCAGGGATTGAACCTGAATGTGGACTCCGGCATTGGAAACAGAGGATCTATTCTCTCGCTGAATGGTGGTTACCGCAAAGGAAAAGCTGGTTTCACCATCGGCGGTTTCGGACGCGGCATGTACAATACGATCACGAAAACAAACCTCGAACAGACCAGCATTGTCGACAACGTTTCCACGGTAACGCGCCAAACGGGCGACGGATCAAGCCGTGGATTATTTGGAAATTACAACCTTGGATTTGATTATGACCTGGCCAAAAATCAAAGCATTACGGCCGGTGTGCGTTATGGGGTCCGGAATTTCCGCAGCCAGCAGGACCTGATGACACGCATCATGAAAACGGGTGAAATGGACTTCAACACCGCCCGCAATGTGGATGCGAAGAATCTTTCGGGAACGATTGATGCGAACATTGATTACCTGCATACTTTCAAACCACAGCAGGAATGGAGCATTTCGACGCTTTACAGCCGAAACGACCTGACCAACGACTTTGACGCAGATATCCTGAATGGCAGCAGCGAGCTCGTTAACCGTCAGCGCAACCTGAACAAAAGCATCAACCAAGAGTTTACATTTCAATCTGATTATCAGACACCTATCAAGAAAAACCAGTTGCTCGAATTTGGTGGAAAAGCTATTTTCAGAGAGGTTACCAGCGCATACAACTTCCTGATCGCTGAACCAACCGGCGACTTCCGTCCCGAACTGAATCAGCCCGCGGGAGATCTGACCTATCACCAGAACATTGCGGCTGGTTACAGTTCCTACACTTATACAACCAAGAAGCGTTATACTTTCAAAGGAGGTTTGCGTTACGAGCATACATTTATCGATGCAAGCACCAATGAAGGAACTGTGGGCGTAGGAAATTATGGCGTGCTTGTGCCGAGTGTAAATGCTTCCAAAACTTTTAAAGGAACAACATTGAAACTGGGTTATAACCGCCGGATCCAACGTCCCGGATTACAGCAACTGAACCCGAACTTCAACTCTGCCAACCCGCAGAACATTACCATCGGTAACCCGGAACTGAGACCCGAGCTTACAAACAACTTCGAGTTAGGCGTTAGTAAAAACATCAAAAAGACGTTCGTGAATGCCACTTTCTTTGGCCGCGTCACCAACAATGCCATCTCGCAAGTGCGCCAGCCATCGGATACGCTTGAAGGAGCCATTATTACCACTTATGAGAATATTGGAAAACAGCACGCTTATGGTGTAAACATTTTCGCAAACGTGGCTGCCACTTCCAAGATCAGCTTCGGGATCTTCTCCAACATGTATTATGCCACACTGACTGGTCAGACACTGGAAAAAGGTGTTACACGGAAATTGGAGAATACAGGTTTTGTGGTGAGCGGCGGGTTGTTTTCTCAGGCAACATTCAAAAATGGCTGGGGCGCACAGGCGTTCGGATTTATGCAGGGAAATACGGTCCAGTTGCAGGGTTACCAGGGTGGTTTCGGATTTTATACCGTGGGTGTGAAAAAAGAATTTGCGGATAAAAAAGCTAGCCTTGGACTTGCAGCCGAAAACTTCCTGAGCAGACGTTTCAAAATGCACACCGAACTGAAATCGCTGGAATTCAATCAGGTGAACGACATTTACATGTACAACCGAGGCATAAGGCTGACATTTACATACAAAATCGGAAAGATGACCATGGATGCGCCAAAACGCAAGGCGAAATCGGTTAACAACGACGATGTGAAAAGCGAAGGCGGCGGACAGCAATCCGGTCCGGCTCCGGCAGGTGGCGGAACACCCCGGTAG
- a CDS encoding outer membrane lipoprotein-sorting protein: protein MKTTKLFVAVAAALISASTFAQTVDEIVDKHVAALGGMDKIKAVNTVITERSLAVQGMEIPTKTILVVGKSLRNESTIMGNSMVQVVDDSKGWMIRPAQMGGTGEPEDMPADQLKQQIASLDPFGGLVNYKEKGNKVELVGKEKLDKKDVYHLKVTSKEGTSMDEYLDAETFLVSKVKVDMNGQSGEIELSDYKEVEGVKFPNIMDITNAQMGTMSFITNKVSVNTPVDSAVFKKPVK, encoded by the coding sequence ATGAAAACAACCAAATTGTTCGTCGCTGTTGCAGCGGCATTGATCTCGGCAAGCACCTTTGCGCAAACTGTCGATGAAATCGTGGATAAGCATGTGGCTGCGCTTGGCGGAATGGATAAAATTAAAGCCGTTAACACGGTTATCACCGAACGTTCACTGGCTGTTCAGGGAATGGAAATCCCAACGAAAACGATTCTTGTGGTGGGCAAATCGCTTCGCAATGAATCGACTATTATGGGCAATTCAATGGTGCAGGTTGTGGACGATTCCAAGGGCTGGATGATCCGTCCGGCACAAATGGGCGGAACGGGCGAGCCTGAGGATATGCCTGCCGATCAGCTGAAACAACAGATTGCATCCCTGGATCCGTTTGGCGGCCTTGTTAACTATAAGGAAAAGGGCAACAAAGTGGAGCTTGTCGGCAAAGAAAAACTGGACAAGAAAGATGTGTATCACCTGAAAGTAACTTCGAAGGAAGGCACATCAATGGACGAATATCTGGACGCGGAAACATTCCTGGTTAGTAAGGTAAAAGTGGACATGAATGGGCAGAGCGGCGAGATCGAGCTTTCGGATTACAAGGAAGTGGAAGGCGTTAAATTTCCCAACATCATGGACATTACCAACGCGCAAATGGGCACAATGTCGTTCATTACCAACAAAGTATCCGTAAACACGCCTGTGGACTCAGCTGTTTTCAAGAAACCGGTAAAATAG